Below is a window of Campylobacter canadensis DNA.
TGTTTATGCTAGTAATCTTATAAATTACAATATTTACAAAAGAGATAATTATGTAGATATTATGCTTAGTTTTGACTCTCCTTATGAAAATAGTGAGCAGATGAGAATTTTAAATTCAAGTGATGCAACTGAAGTTGTTTTAAATGATTTAAAAATAGCAGATAAAAGCTCAATAAATATTAATTTACCTTATGTAAAAGATATTTTATTTTATCAAAAAGATACAAATACAATTATAAATATCACAGGAGATGAAAAAATTAGCATTCAACCTGCAATTACTAAGGATAGATTTGGTTTAAGGGTTAGAATTTTACCTTTAAAAAATAATGCAAATATACAAAATAATCAAATTGTATATGCCGATGATATTCAGGATTTTTCTTATTTAAGATATTTTATTGTTTTATGTGTATTATTGGTAGCCTTAATAGTATTAACATTATTAAAAAGAAAACTTGCTAAAAATAAGCATATTAGTGTTGATAAAGAGTTTAAAATAGAAGATATAAGTTCAAAAGCCTCAAGCTTTTTAAGCTTAAATAAAACTCATTGTGAAATTTTATGTATAAAAAGATTAGACGCTTATAATACCTTTGTTGTTTTAACTTGTGAAAAGAAAAAGTATCATTTAATTATTGGCAATACAAATATTTTATTAAGCTCATCAGCTGCAATAGAAGAACAACAAGATTATGAAAAGTATTTTAATGAAAATAAGCAAAAACTAGAAAGTATGTTGCAAAAAAATGCTTTTAATGAATATAAGCAAAAAGTTGGAAAAATTTAATTAAAGGAATAGTATGAATAAATATAAAAAACAAAAATTTACAGCATTTTTCATCTTTATAGTTGTATTGGTATTGTTTTTGTTTGTATTTTTTTCAAATTCTTTTGAGAGAGAAAAACCAGTAGTAAATATTGCAGATACAATTTATTGGAATACGCTAGGTAAAATTGATTTACAAATAGAAGACAATGTTGCTATTAAAAATATAAAAGTTGAATTTAGTAAAAATGATGAAAAAGAAAAAAATACTTTAATAAATCAAAGCGTAAATACAAAAAGTGCTAATTTAAATTTAGAACTTGCAAAGCCAAAATTTAATGAAAAAATAGAAAAATATGTTTTATATATTAGCGTAAGAGATGCTAGTTTGTGGAATTGGTTTATGGGTAATGAAAGCAAAAAAGTTGTAAATGTTATTATTGATAACAAACGCCCAACTGTTAATGTGCTAGCGAATTCATACAGTATTACTCAAGGTGGTGCTGCTAGTGTTGTTTTTTATGCGCAAGATGATAATTTAGAAGATTTGTACATACAAGCAAATAATCATACTTTTAAGGTTTTTCCATTTTATAAGGAAAATTATTATATTGCTTTAATTGCTTGGGATTTAAAAGATGATGATTATGAAGCAAAAATCATAGCAAGCGATAAAGCAGGAAATATTACAAAAGAACATATAAGATTGTATTTACAAAATAGAAAGTACAGGGTTTCTAATATTAAATTAAACGGTAATTTTATTGATGGAAAAATTGCTGATTTATTTAATATGTACTCAAGTCAGAATTCAGAAAGCAAAGAAGAAATCTTTGATTTTGTTAATTCAACTTTAAGACTTGATAATGAAAAAATAATTCACAAAATTACAAGCAATTTAGATTTGCAAATGATAAGCGATTTTAGCCTAAAACCTTTTGCTCCATTAAGAAATGGTAAAAAAGTAGCTGATTTTGGCGACCATAGATTTTATAGTTTTAATTCAAAAGATATATCGCAAAGTTATCATTTAGGGCTTGATTTAGCAAGTACAAAGATGGCACCTATTAACTTAAGCAATAGTGGCAAAGTAGTTTTTGCTGAAGAAAATGGAATTTATGGTTTAAATTTAATTATTGACCACGGTTTAGGCTTATTTTCTTTATACGGTCATTGCTCTAAAAAAAATGTTGAACTTGGCGATATAGTATCAGCAAATCAAAGTATTGCTAACACAGGTACTTCAGGACTTGCTTTAGGAGACCATTTGCATTTTGGAATGTTAGTACAAGGTATTGAAGTAAGACCAGAAGAATGGATGGATGCAAAATGGATGCGTGATAATGTGTTTAACATTATTAAGAGTGCAAAAGATATAATTAACGGTAAAAAAAGTAAATAGGTAATAAAAAATGTTTCAAACAACGATATTAAATGAAGTAAAAAATATAGGAATTGGCTTACACAAAGGAAGTGCTATTAATATTACGCTTAGCCCACTTGATGCTAATAGCGGGGTCGTGTTTTACAGAAGTGATTTGAATAAATATTATAAAGCAAATTATGAAAATGTAATTAACACTCAAATGGCTACAGTAATTGGAGATAAAGATGGTTTTATATCAACCATAGAGCATTTAATGAGTGCATTACACGCTTATGGGATTGATAATATTTTAATTAGTATTGATGCTAATGAAGTACCTGTTTTTGATGGTTCTTCACTAGCGTTTTGTGATATGCTAGAAAGAGCGCAAATTACTAAGCTTTCAGCAAGAAAACAAGTTTATGTACTTAAAAAGGAAGTAAAAGTAGAAGAAAACGCAAAATTCGCACTTTTATCTGCTACAAATGAACCTAGCTATGATTTCACAATTAATTTTAATCATAAATTAATTGCTAAACAAGATTATAAATTTACATTCAATAAGGTAAATTTTATAAAAGAAATAGCAAGTGCAAGAACTTTTGGATTTTTAAAAGATGTACAAGCCCTTAAATCAAAAGGTTTAGCTTTAGGTGGCTCTTTAGAAAATGCTATTGTTTTAGATGATGATAAAATTCTAAACCCTGAAGGTTTGAGATTTGAAAATGAGTTTGTTCGTCATAAAATTTTAGATGCTATTGGGGATTTATATATGCTAGGAAAACCAGTATTTG
It encodes the following:
- the lpxC gene encoding UDP-3-O-acyl-N-acetylglucosamine deacetylase, which produces MFQTTILNEVKNIGIGLHKGSAINITLSPLDANSGVVFYRSDLNKYYKANYENVINTQMATVIGDKDGFISTIEHLMSALHAYGIDNILISIDANEVPVFDGSSLAFCDMLERAQITKLSARKQVYVLKKEVKVEENAKFALLSATNEPSYDFTINFNHKLIAKQDYKFTFNKVNFIKEIASARTFGFLKDVQALKSKGLALGGSLENAIVLDDDKILNPEGLRFENEFVRHKILDAIGDLYMLGKPVFANYKAYASSHDLNHKLTLKMLENPSSYELVTLDSNSKELLKALS
- a CDS encoding M23 family metallopeptidase, whose amino-acid sequence is MNKYKKQKFTAFFIFIVVLVLFLFVFFSNSFEREKPVVNIADTIYWNTLGKIDLQIEDNVAIKNIKVEFSKNDEKEKNTLINQSVNTKSANLNLELAKPKFNEKIEKYVLYISVRDASLWNWFMGNESKKVVNVIIDNKRPTVNVLANSYSITQGGAASVVFYAQDDNLEDLYIQANNHTFKVFPFYKENYYIALIAWDLKDDDYEAKIIASDKAGNITKEHIRLYLQNRKYRVSNIKLNGNFIDGKIADLFNMYSSQNSESKEEIFDFVNSTLRLDNEKIIHKITSNLDLQMISDFSLKPFAPLRNGKKVADFGDHRFYSFNSKDISQSYHLGLDLASTKMAPINLSNSGKVVFAEENGIYGLNLIIDHGLGLFSLYGHCSKKNVELGDIVSANQSIANTGTSGLALGDHLHFGMLVQGIEVRPEEWMDAKWMRDNVFNIIKSAKDIINGKKSK